A stretch of the Clostridium botulinum genome encodes the following:
- the aes gene encoding acetyl esterase — protein sequence MEDMEFIIQNYKVDYEINKVDIYSKLSKGMKKVIDWQTKESDGAFDTNCSWDELRRKYIKERKFWNEGGPKAYKITESKVEGPVGDIPIRLYYPDNKEKHYVCVFMHGGGFTVGNNDTHDRMMRCLMESGDCAVVGIDYTLSPEQKFPIQLYECAAVVKYLHKHGDEFGLYTDHMALAGDSGGGNLAIATNLYLRDVFSNEYISALLLFYPTTGLYDGISNRLYGTELDGMRRCDLEYYDRCYIPKDADLENPYYRVINNNLTYGVPATYICCGDLDPLLDGCKLLNIILSSHGVKTEMEIVPGVLHAFMHYGKMMDEAIDCLNNSGAFYKASRE from the coding sequence ATGGAAGATATGGAATTTATTATACAAAATTATAAAGTTGACTACGAAATCAATAAAGTCGATATTTATAGCAAATTAAGTAAAGGTATGAAAAAAGTTATTGACTGGCAGACAAAAGAATCTGATGGCGCTTTTGACACAAACTGCAGCTGGGATGAATTGCGCAGAAAATATATCAAAGAAAGAAAATTCTGGAATGAAGGTGGTCCTAAAGCTTATAAAATAACTGAAAGCAAAGTGGAAGGTCCAGTGGGAGATATTCCTATCCGCCTTTACTATCCGGACAATAAGGAAAAACACTATGTATGTGTATTCATGCACGGCGGTGGATTTACTGTAGGAAATAATGACACTCATGATAGAATGATGAGATGTCTAATGGAATCAGGAGACTGTGCAGTAGTTGGAATTGACTATACTCTATCACCTGAACAAAAATTCCCAATTCAGCTTTATGAATGTGCGGCAGTAGTTAAATATCTGCATAAACATGGGGATGAATTCGGATTATATACAGATCACATGGCTTTAGCAGGAGACTCAGGCGGAGGAAATCTTGCAATAGCAACAAACTTATATCTTAGAGATGTATTCTCTAATGAGTATATATCAGCTCTATTATTATTTTATCCTACAACAGGTCTGTATGACGGCATATCAAACAGATTGTATGGAACTGAATTAGATGGTATGAGAAGATGCGATTTGGAATATTATGACAGGTGCTATATACCTAAAGATGCAGATTTGGAAAATCCATATTACAGAGTTATAAATAATAACTTGACATATGGTGTGCCGGCAACATATATATGCTGCGGTGATTTGGATCCTTTATTGGATGGATGCAAGCTGCTTAATATTATATTGAGCAGTCATGGAGTGAAGACAGAAATGGAAATTGTTCCTGGAGTATTGCATGCATTCATGCATTATGGAAAAATGATGGATGAAGCCATTGACTGTTTGAATAATAGCGGCGCTTTTTATAAAGCATCAAGAGAATAA
- a CDS encoding MFS transporter — translation MFKNKGNKDKLVTLILMMVSLNTIYLLPYLMYTYYTPLQEAMGLVGKDAAYGKLLNVYGMVNIILYLPGGWISDMFDAKKLLVISMISTGVLGLVEATWPSYSILMLIYILWSFTTVLTYWSSSIKCINLIADADEQGAMFGSLEAGRGVVGLILTTIFVGIYSMTASITGVVIVISIVMIVCGIAQLFLMPSTSSDEAVNKDIKSSIRAMKGAFKLPITYLLSAMIFGACIAKATFSYYTPFLEQVLGVSVKVTTIFANYNNVLTNIVGASAAAFFAAKVERSTKPMIYAGIVMIASYIGIILLPETSALLLPFLLLFIIASLGAYVYRALYYAVIEEVGTPKNMVGSVIGISSLVGFIPDTFYLSMCGGWIEKYGTGAYRLIFATCLGAAVVGFIGAFISERMVKKHRKSIAVGK, via the coding sequence ATGTTTAAAAATAAGGGAAATAAAGATAAACTTGTAACATTAATTTTGATGATGGTATCTTTAAACACTATTTATCTATTGCCATATTTAATGTATACATACTATACGCCATTACAAGAAGCTATGGGCTTAGTTGGTAAAGATGCTGCTTATGGAAAATTATTAAATGTTTACGGAATGGTAAATATTATATTATACCTTCCAGGTGGATGGATTTCAGATATGTTTGACGCTAAGAAATTATTGGTTATCTCAATGATTTCAACAGGTGTTTTAGGTTTAGTTGAAGCTACTTGGCCAAGCTACAGCATATTAATGTTAATTTATATTTTATGGTCATTTACAACTGTATTGACTTACTGGTCATCATCAATAAAATGTATAAACTTAATTGCAGATGCTGATGAACAAGGTGCAATGTTTGGAAGTCTTGAAGCGGGAAGAGGAGTTGTAGGCTTAATCCTTACAACAATATTCGTAGGTATCTACTCAATGACTGCATCAATCACAGGTGTTGTAATCGTAATATCTATAGTAATGATCGTATGCGGTATTGCACAATTGTTCTTAATGCCAAGCACATCTTCAGATGAAGCTGTAAACAAAGATATTAAATCAAGTATAAGAGCTATGAAGGGCGCATTCAAGCTCCCAATAACTTATTTATTGTCAGCAATGATTTTTGGAGCTTGTATAGCAAAGGCAACTTTCTCATATTACACACCATTTTTGGAACAGGTTTTAGGAGTAAGTGTGAAAGTAACTACTATATTCGCAAACTACAACAATGTATTGACTAATATAGTTGGGGCATCTGCAGCAGCTTTCTTTGCAGCAAAAGTAGAAAGATCAACAAAACCAATGATCTATGCAGGTATTGTTATGATAGCAAGTTATATTGGAATTATTTTATTGCCGGAAACATCTGCATTATTATTGCCATTCTTATTATTATTTATAATTGCTTCTTTAGGCGCTTATGTATACAGAGCACTTTATTATGCTGTTATTGAAGAAGTTGGAACACCAAAGAACATGGTAGGGAGTGTTATAGGGATTTCTTCATTAGTAGGATTTATTCCTGATACATTTTATTTGTCAATGTGCGGTGGATGGATTGAAAAATACGGTACTGGAGCTTACAGACTAATCTTTGCAACTTGTTTGGGAGCAGCCGTAGTAGGATTCATAGGTGCATTTATAAGTGAAAGAATGGTTAAAAAACACAGAAAAAGTATTGCAGTGGGAAAATAG